One window of Microbacterium sp. Root61 genomic DNA carries:
- a CDS encoding ABC transporter permease encodes MTEHDTVAPLQVAAAPTRDNDRQRGGSPWVGFLLRRTGRLLVSIVVLVTVAFFMIRLIPGDPIRNALGINAAQSVVEAKREALGLNLPLWEQYLRFWQGLLTGDLGESFTLQIPVTTVIAQRLPATLELALLALAVMLLLAIPIGIGAAALTRGGRRRGFELGYTTVSGFIAVIPEFLIGVGLVYVFAVQTHLLPVAGRGGPETYILPVAALSIGAVAAMSRIVRAEALSVLDQDYIRTARAKRMSRWRLYMRHSLPNLLTSALTIGGLVLGALIAGTVLVETIFAWPGLGTTIVDSIRTKDYPLAQGVVIVYGLIVLLVTLVVDIVLVVLDPRSALKDN; translated from the coding sequence ATGACCGAGCACGACACGGTGGCGCCGCTCCAGGTCGCTGCAGCGCCCACGCGCGACAACGACCGTCAACGGGGCGGCTCACCGTGGGTCGGTTTCCTCCTGAGGCGGACGGGGCGCCTGCTCGTCTCGATCGTGGTCCTGGTCACCGTCGCGTTCTTCATGATCCGGCTCATCCCCGGTGACCCGATCCGCAACGCCCTCGGCATCAACGCCGCGCAGTCCGTGGTGGAGGCCAAGCGAGAAGCGCTGGGACTGAACCTTCCCCTGTGGGAGCAGTACTTGCGCTTCTGGCAAGGCCTCCTCACTGGGGACCTGGGGGAGTCGTTCACCCTCCAGATCCCCGTGACGACGGTCATCGCGCAACGGCTCCCGGCCACCCTCGAACTCGCCCTGCTCGCGCTGGCGGTCATGCTGCTGCTGGCGATCCCCATCGGGATCGGCGCAGCGGCCCTCACCCGTGGCGGGCGCCGTCGCGGGTTCGAACTCGGCTACACCACGGTCAGCGGCTTCATCGCGGTCATCCCGGAGTTCCTGATCGGCGTCGGCCTTGTCTACGTGTTCGCCGTGCAGACCCACCTGCTCCCGGTCGCGGGTCGCGGCGGGCCGGAGACCTACATCCTGCCGGTCGCCGCCCTCTCCATCGGCGCGGTCGCGGCGATGTCGCGCATCGTGCGGGCCGAGGCGCTCTCGGTCCTCGATCAGGACTACATCCGCACTGCGCGGGCCAAGCGGATGTCGCGCTGGCGCCTGTACATGCGCCATTCGCTCCCGAACCTGCTGACCTCGGCGCTGACGATCGGCGGTCTCGTGCTCGGGGCGCTCATCGCCGGGACCGTCCTTGTCGAGACGATCTTCGCGTGGCCGGGACTCGGCACCACCATCGTGGACTCCATCCGCACGAAGGACTATCCGCTCGCCCAGGGCGTCGTCATCGTCTACGGCCTGATCGTGCTCCTGGTGACGCTCGTCGTCGACATCGTTCTGGTGGTACTGGACCCGCGCTCCGCGCTGAAGGACAACTGA
- a CDS encoding serine hydrolase: protein MTNRSIELADLARIAVPAETAISPDGLIVVFSRTEVVDGAPASSLWSVATVGEPAEPRRLTSGPADAAPEFSRDGRSLLFTREVDGVAQLHLLPIDGGEPRVVTAASDFPLGVSLGRLSPDATRVVVAAPVSRDSDTPAADTPLVIDRLGFKADGVGWFGSVRRHLFVVDLATGANRRLTDGDWHAGPPSWSPDGRLVAFTASSEPRSDVDLTSCAYVVEADAKIPVPVSVGQARSVSGPIAWAPDGAALIAVGSAVPRVGNAALLRLALDPATADVDLAAGLDRNVMVGAPAYPGGAPAFTADGAEIVFCLRERGWTHLHAVSADGSQTRALMADAHAAVSALSVAAAAPRASVVVRTPESFGEVAVVDLTTGEMTVLTSVTATALPDVDLFTAQEREFSLSDGTRVHGWLLSAPDTTGAAPLLLDIHGGPHNAWTGLADDIHLYHQVLAARGWRILMVNPRGSDGYGDDFFRAVNGGWGAADEKDFLEPVDQLIAEGLADPERLALTGYSYGGFSTCALTASTDRFSAAVAGGLICNFTSMAAEGEGPAYFSEMAADVAPVGHYATLLEASPISRVQNVTTPTLVLHGAADDTCPVGQAQEWFSALRVQGVPTRLVVYPGGSHLVILQGPLAQRIDYNSRLVEWVERYTVTKAAAAGLVAAGQGEAFWRKRLDALRTRYGVTGAQFGIVRLGEDGTPFERTTASSGVLDVTTGVSTHDDALFQLGSITKVWTSILIMQLVDEGALDLDTPVRAILPDFAVQDESVAAAVTVRHLLSHTSGIDGDLFTDTGRGDDCVEKYVATLTTAEQVHPLGERFSYCNSGFVVAGRIIEVLRGMSWDDALKKYIVTPMGLTHTITLTEDAPRFGVATGHGGFGAEAEAVPVWPIARSMGPAGLIAARMGDLLTFAETALRGGVAPNGMRILSEASAAAMLEEQISLREAVPTVTGWGLGWFLEDWNGTFAFGHDGGTIGQRAYLRIFPEHGFAVGLLTSGGQSDGLYREMFDDAASAAAGVHIPAPFRDAPSPEAAAPEPTEYASGGIVVTLAHGEDGPQLTMTERTDILRLGAEPESTTVGLVPANAAGVWAYTSPDMAGWGQYRPVPGGIYLGYRYVPRVAAEA, encoded by the coding sequence GTGACGAATCGATCCATCGAACTCGCCGACCTCGCGCGCATCGCGGTTCCCGCGGAGACCGCGATCTCGCCGGACGGGCTGATCGTCGTGTTCTCGCGCACCGAGGTCGTCGATGGCGCGCCCGCGAGCTCCCTCTGGTCGGTCGCGACGGTCGGGGAACCCGCCGAGCCGCGGCGTCTCACGAGCGGGCCGGCGGATGCGGCACCCGAGTTCTCTCGCGACGGCCGTTCCCTCCTGTTCACGCGTGAGGTCGATGGCGTCGCCCAGCTCCACCTCCTTCCGATCGACGGCGGCGAGCCGCGCGTCGTGACCGCCGCATCCGACTTCCCGCTGGGGGTCTCGCTCGGCCGGCTCAGTCCCGACGCCACCCGCGTCGTGGTCGCCGCTCCGGTCTCGCGGGACTCCGACACCCCCGCTGCCGATACGCCGCTGGTGATCGACCGGCTGGGCTTCAAGGCGGACGGCGTCGGCTGGTTCGGCTCCGTGCGCCGGCACCTGTTCGTGGTGGACCTGGCCACGGGCGCGAACCGCCGCCTCACCGACGGCGACTGGCACGCCGGGCCGCCGAGCTGGTCTCCGGATGGCCGCCTGGTCGCCTTCACCGCATCGTCGGAGCCGCGCTCCGACGTCGATCTCACCTCGTGCGCGTATGTCGTCGAGGCCGACGCCAAGATCCCGGTGCCGGTTAGCGTCGGTCAGGCGCGCAGCGTCAGCGGCCCGATCGCCTGGGCGCCGGATGGGGCAGCGCTGATCGCGGTCGGCTCGGCCGTGCCGCGCGTGGGCAACGCCGCACTGCTCCGCCTCGCGCTCGACCCGGCGACCGCGGACGTCGACCTGGCCGCGGGGCTGGACCGCAACGTCATGGTCGGGGCTCCGGCCTACCCCGGAGGCGCTCCGGCGTTCACCGCGGACGGCGCGGAGATCGTCTTCTGCCTCCGCGAACGCGGCTGGACCCATCTGCACGCGGTGTCGGCGGACGGCTCTCAGACGCGCGCGCTCATGGCGGACGCGCACGCAGCGGTCTCCGCCCTCTCCGTGGCCGCGGCTGCCCCGCGCGCCTCCGTCGTCGTGCGCACCCCGGAGAGCTTCGGCGAGGTGGCCGTGGTGGACCTCACCACCGGTGAGATGACCGTGCTCACCAGCGTCACGGCGACCGCACTCCCGGACGTCGACCTGTTCACGGCGCAGGAGCGCGAGTTCTCCCTCTCGGACGGCACCCGCGTGCACGGATGGTTGCTCTCCGCGCCGGACACGACCGGTGCGGCCCCGCTGCTGCTGGACATCCACGGCGGCCCGCACAACGCGTGGACGGGCCTGGCGGACGACATCCACCTCTATCACCAGGTGCTGGCCGCCCGCGGGTGGCGCATCCTGATGGTGAACCCGCGCGGCTCGGACGGCTACGGAGACGACTTCTTCCGTGCGGTCAACGGCGGGTGGGGCGCTGCCGACGAGAAGGACTTCCTCGAACCGGTCGACCAGCTCATCGCCGAGGGACTCGCCGATCCCGAGAGGCTCGCCCTCACCGGCTACAGCTACGGCGGGTTCAGCACGTGCGCGCTCACCGCCTCCACGGACCGCTTCTCGGCGGCAGTCGCGGGCGGACTGATCTGCAACTTCACGAGCATGGCCGCCGAAGGCGAGGGCCCCGCGTACTTCTCGGAGATGGCGGCGGATGTCGCTCCGGTAGGCCACTACGCCACGTTGCTGGAGGCATCGCCCATCTCCCGCGTCCAGAACGTCACGACCCCGACGCTCGTCCTGCACGGCGCGGCCGATGACACCTGCCCGGTCGGGCAGGCGCAGGAGTGGTTCTCCGCGCTGCGCGTGCAGGGCGTCCCCACTCGGCTGGTCGTCTACCCCGGGGGAAGCCACCTCGTGATCCTGCAGGGGCCCTTGGCGCAGCGGATCGACTACAACAGTCGACTCGTGGAGTGGGTCGAGCGGTACACCGTGACGAAGGCGGCGGCGGCCGGTCTGGTCGCCGCGGGACAGGGCGAGGCGTTCTGGCGGAAGCGCCTCGACGCGCTGCGCACGCGCTACGGTGTCACCGGCGCCCAGTTCGGCATCGTCCGCCTCGGCGAGGACGGCACGCCGTTCGAGCGGACAACCGCGAGCTCCGGGGTGCTGGATGTCACGACCGGCGTGTCCACGCACGACGACGCGCTTTTCCAGCTCGGCTCCATCACCAAGGTGTGGACCAGCATCCTGATCATGCAGCTCGTCGACGAGGGCGCGCTCGATCTGGACACGCCCGTGCGCGCGATCCTGCCGGACTTCGCGGTGCAGGACGAGTCGGTCGCTGCCGCGGTGACGGTGCGTCACCTGCTCTCGCACACGAGCGGCATCGACGGCGACCTCTTCACCGACACCGGGCGCGGCGACGACTGCGTCGAAAAGTACGTCGCCACCCTGACCACGGCCGAACAGGTCCACCCGCTCGGGGAACGGTTCTCCTACTGCAACTCCGGCTTCGTGGTGGCCGGTCGCATCATCGAGGTGCTGCGCGGCATGAGCTGGGACGACGCGCTGAAGAAGTACATCGTGACCCCGATGGGACTGACCCACACGATCACGCTGACGGAGGATGCTCCGCGCTTCGGCGTCGCGACGGGCCACGGCGGCTTCGGCGCCGAGGCCGAAGCAGTACCGGTGTGGCCGATCGCCCGCTCGATGGGTCCGGCCGGCCTGATCGCCGCGCGGATGGGCGACCTGCTCACGTTCGCCGAAACCGCGCTGCGGGGAGGCGTCGCTCCCAACGGCATGCGGATCCTCTCTGAGGCATCCGCAGCAGCGATGCTCGAGGAGCAGATCAGCCTGCGCGAAGCGGTGCCGACGGTGACAGGGTGGGGGCTCGGCTGGTTCCTGGAGGACTGGAACGGCACCTTCGCATTCGGGCACGACGGGGGCACCATCGGGCAGCGCGCCTACCTGCGGATCTTCCCCGAGCACGGGTTCGCCGTCGGGCTGCTCACCTCCGGCGGTCAGAGCGACGGCCTGTACCGCGAGATGTTCGACGACGCCGCGAGTGCCGCGGCGGGCGTGCACATCCCCGCACCGTTCCGCGACGCACCGAGCCCCGAGGCGGCCGCGCCGGAGCCGACGGAGTATGCGTCCGGTGGCATCGTCGTCACGCTCGCGCACGGGGAGGACGGCCCCCAGCTGACGATGACGGAGCGCACCGACATCCTGCGTCTCGGTGCGGAGCCGGAGAGCACCACCGTGGGGCTCGTGCCGGCCAACGCCGCCGGAGTGTGGGCGTATACCTCGCCGGACATGGCCGGATGGGGCCAGTACCGGCCGGTGCCGGGCGGCATCTACCTCGGCTACCGCTATGTGCCCCGAGTGGCGGCTGAGGCGTGA
- a CDS encoding dipeptide/oligopeptide/nickel ABC transporter permease/ATP-binding protein, which translates to MSIAPTVGVESHVLDPLPDVPTGSVATGPAPAANRAQRFVRVLRSPLGIAAVIGLVVLTFFTIFGPIIWGQEATVADLTQLSAKPSPEHPLGTDAGGRDVLARVLTATRLSVMMALAATAIGVIFGVGVGFLPNVLPRRGARFVVSATGIALAFPALLLMIVLSIVVGTGAVGAVLAIGFAMVPFYGRLAQTLSASIAGRDFVAAARILGVGRFTILRRHILPNVSEPLIVNASISAGGALIAFAGLSFLGLGVQAPEFDWGRMLNEGLSKIYVNPATALAPGAAVVFAGLVFTLVGESLARGFGLDSLVGRRPKRGARSAEPVTDAADTELVLRVRELRVGVPTNGTWSYPVGGVSFDVARGEIVGIVGESGSGKSLTCMSVAGLIDDPLVVTAGSVVFDGRELVRGGVVPTSVPSRELAGHLGTRMAFVFQDPSTSLNPALHVGPQVAEIGILHENLSAKEAKARAVDRLGAVRIADPERRYRQYPHEYSGGMRQRAMIAMGLMGDPALIIADEPTTALDVTVQREVLALLHAVNRKNQAAILFVSHDIAVVSALCDRVLVMYRGMIVEDIAVTALVAGEARHPYTRALLEAVPDMTGEPGAKFATIPEGTVFPTDAVEALS; encoded by the coding sequence ATGTCGATCGCCCCCACCGTAGGAGTCGAGTCACACGTTCTCGATCCGCTCCCGGACGTCCCCACCGGGAGCGTCGCGACCGGACCGGCTCCGGCGGCCAATCGCGCCCAGCGGTTCGTGCGCGTGCTGCGTTCTCCACTCGGCATCGCCGCGGTCATCGGCCTCGTCGTGCTGACGTTCTTCACGATCTTCGGTCCCATCATCTGGGGGCAGGAGGCGACCGTCGCTGATCTGACCCAGTTGTCCGCCAAGCCCAGTCCGGAGCATCCGCTCGGAACGGATGCGGGCGGACGCGATGTCCTCGCCCGCGTGCTCACCGCGACCCGGCTCTCGGTGATGATGGCGCTCGCCGCGACCGCCATCGGCGTCATCTTCGGCGTCGGGGTCGGGTTCCTGCCCAACGTCCTGCCGCGGCGCGGGGCGCGCTTCGTCGTCAGTGCGACCGGCATCGCACTCGCCTTCCCGGCGCTGCTGCTCATGATCGTGCTGTCCATCGTCGTGGGCACCGGGGCGGTGGGCGCGGTGCTGGCCATCGGGTTCGCCATGGTGCCGTTCTACGGCCGTCTCGCACAGACGCTGAGCGCGTCGATCGCCGGACGCGACTTCGTGGCGGCGGCGCGGATCCTCGGCGTCGGGCGCTTCACGATCCTCCGCCGCCACATCCTGCCCAACGTCTCCGAGCCGCTCATCGTGAACGCGAGCATCAGCGCGGGCGGCGCCCTCATCGCCTTCGCGGGGCTGTCCTTCCTCGGCCTGGGCGTGCAGGCGCCGGAGTTCGACTGGGGACGGATGCTGAACGAGGGTCTGAGCAAGATCTACGTCAATCCGGCCACCGCGTTGGCCCCCGGGGCTGCCGTGGTGTTCGCCGGCCTGGTGTTCACCCTGGTCGGCGAATCGCTCGCGCGCGGCTTCGGCCTGGACTCCCTCGTCGGACGGCGCCCGAAGCGCGGGGCGCGCAGCGCGGAACCGGTGACGGATGCCGCGGACACCGAGCTCGTGCTGCGCGTGCGGGAGCTCCGGGTCGGGGTGCCGACGAACGGCACCTGGTCGTACCCGGTCGGCGGCGTGAGCTTCGATGTCGCCCGCGGGGAGATCGTCGGCATCGTCGGCGAATCCGGCTCCGGCAAGTCGCTCACCTGCATGTCGGTCGCGGGGCTCATCGACGATCCGCTGGTCGTGACGGCCGGCAGTGTCGTCTTCGACGGTCGTGAGCTGGTCCGTGGCGGCGTCGTGCCGACCTCCGTGCCGTCGCGCGAGCTCGCCGGCCACCTGGGCACCCGGATGGCGTTCGTCTTCCAGGACCCGTCGACGTCCTTGAACCCCGCCTTGCACGTGGGTCCGCAGGTCGCCGAGATCGGCATCCTGCACGAGAACCTCTCCGCGAAGGAGGCGAAGGCCCGCGCCGTGGACCGGCTCGGCGCCGTGCGCATCGCGGACCCGGAGCGACGCTACCGCCAGTATCCGCACGAGTACTCCGGGGGGATGCGCCAGCGCGCGATGATCGCGATGGGCCTGATGGGCGACCCGGCCCTCATCATCGCTGACGAGCCCACGACGGCGCTCGATGTCACGGTCCAGCGCGAGGTGCTGGCCCTGCTGCACGCGGTCAACAGGAAGAACCAGGCCGCGATCCTGTTCGTCTCGCACGACATCGCCGTCGTGTCCGCGCTGTGCGACCGCGTGCTCGTGATGTACCGCGGCATGATCGTCGAGGACATCGCCGTGACGGCGCTCGTCGCCGGGGAGGCGCGCCATCCGTACACCCGTGCGCTGTTGGAGGCGGTGCCCGACATGACCGGCGAACCGGGCGCGAAATTCGCGACCATTCCCGAGGGCACGGTCTTCCCGACGGACGCGGTGGAGGCACTCTCGTGA
- a CDS encoding iron-containing redox enzyme family protein, which yields MTNPTTTTLDMPPAGDGALPDRLADVWTELDERLARVPVLSRLADGTVTLEDYKRLLFNLRQQVVDGSAWISRAASSFDIDHFELRSAAIHHAEEEHRDYLMIERDYVAVGGSLDDLRRGRKNIGSEALSGYMFHYADRPNPVGLLGAMFIIEGLGAKRAAGWAARFQEVLGLADSQVHFMKYHQEADAQHTGNLGVILSSGMIDGAAADEIVRCAQVVARLYALQLEELDH from the coding sequence ATGACGAACCCGACGACCACGACGCTCGACATGCCGCCCGCCGGCGACGGCGCCCTGCCGGATCGGCTCGCCGACGTCTGGACCGAGCTCGACGAACGCCTCGCACGGGTACCGGTCCTGAGCCGGCTCGCCGATGGCACCGTCACCCTCGAGGACTACAAGCGACTGCTCTTCAACCTCCGGCAGCAGGTCGTCGACGGATCCGCGTGGATCTCGCGGGCCGCTTCGAGCTTCGACATCGACCATTTCGAACTCCGGTCGGCGGCGATCCACCATGCCGAGGAGGAGCACCGCGACTACCTGATGATCGAACGCGACTACGTCGCGGTCGGCGGTTCACTGGACGACCTGCGCCGCGGGCGCAAGAACATCGGCTCCGAGGCGCTGTCCGGATACATGTTCCACTACGCCGATCGGCCCAACCCCGTCGGGCTGCTCGGCGCGATGTTCATCATCGAAGGGCTCGGCGCCAAACGAGCCGCCGGGTGGGCGGCCCGCTTCCAAGAGGTGCTCGGGCTCGCCGACAGCCAGGTGCACTTCATGAAGTACCACCAGGAGGCTGACGCCCAGCACACCGGAAACCTCGGCGTCATCCTCTCCTCGGGGATGATCGACGGCGCGGCGGCCGATGAGATCGTGCGCTGCGCGCAGGTGGTCGCGCGCCTCTACGCACTCCAGCTCGAAGAGCTGGATCACTGA
- a CDS encoding DUF6999 family protein produces the protein MAEFVRSDPSMWEAIYADPSVPLDRALVRQIINDQRRLSRRWLYPIVRVLSRVIVALVSIIKRVLPFRWMPLRTMDVLCVWFLRRFVSPDAVELLIRHFVIETNLVNFIIRNTPVDMEPVTLRPETLAGLGDHAVVEHDVNVYDVLIALDKVPLTRAETLDFAQLDIPRLDAERRRRRIVRLDIQTALCFMNIPFSMALTVEEYRRAVHSIRFDDSFMEILALVCDDDTFRHWKLGGLSLWMDSNVDVPRMVYRHALVCEYAHARLVKLAGGAYPRNTDAAFD, from the coding sequence GTGGCGGAGTTCGTCCGCTCCGACCCGAGCATGTGGGAGGCGATCTACGCCGATCCTTCCGTGCCGCTCGACCGCGCGCTAGTCCGGCAGATCATCAACGACCAGCGGCGCCTGTCGCGCCGCTGGCTCTACCCGATCGTCCGCGTGCTCTCCCGCGTCATCGTCGCCCTCGTCTCGATCATCAAGCGCGTCCTCCCGTTCCGATGGATGCCGCTGCGCACCATGGACGTGTTGTGCGTGTGGTTCCTCCGACGGTTCGTCTCCCCCGACGCCGTCGAACTGCTCATCCGACATTTCGTCATCGAGACCAATCTCGTCAACTTCATCATCCGCAACACGCCGGTCGACATGGAACCGGTCACTCTGCGACCCGAGACGCTCGCCGGACTCGGCGATCACGCCGTCGTCGAGCACGACGTCAACGTCTACGACGTGCTCATCGCGCTCGACAAGGTGCCGCTGACTCGGGCCGAGACCTTGGACTTCGCCCAGCTCGACATCCCCCGACTCGATGCCGAACGGCGCCGCCGCCGCATCGTCCGCCTCGACATCCAGACAGCCCTGTGCTTCATGAACATTCCGTTCTCCATGGCGCTCACCGTCGAGGAGTACCGCCGCGCGGTGCACTCGATCCGGTTCGACGACTCGTTCATGGAGATCCTCGCGCTCGTCTGCGACGACGACACGTTCCGGCACTGGAAGCTCGGAGGGCTGAGCCTCTGGATGGACTCGAACGTCGATGTCCCGCGCATGGTCTACCGGCACGCGCTCGTGTGCGAATACGCCCACGCCCGCCTCGTGAAGCTCGCGGGCGGCGCATATCCGCGGAACACCGACGCCGCGTTCGACTGA
- a CDS encoding amidohydrolase family protein: protein MDTIIRGGIVVTPSGRSASDIGIRDGRISHVIDRDSTTIELDAATVLDARGAFVLPGAIDAHVHFATTSPGAEPGFVDDFLRGTRAAIHGGVTTVGQMSFTDTGSLRAAVEADHAQARALSTIDYVLHPGTYAVAAEAISELAGLAEEGYRTLKLVTLALDEDSTHFAEAVARAGEHGMLTLLHCEDGALIEHATSELMSDGRSDLRFYPESRPVVTESAAVDRAIALCELTGSPIYIVHLSSARALEAVRAAKGRGLPVFAETRPIYLYLTDRVHAEPDGGRFIGMPPLRRDEDVRALWEGLADGSIDTVASDHAPWSLAAKIDPALTVETARKGMAELDTFLPLLYSEGVRTGRLSLERLVAVSAENPARLLGLYPQKGALQVGSDADIVVLDPADERTIRAAELESAADYSVYEGWTATGWPRLVLSRGEVVLARDGSSCTITAAPGRGRWLPAGERREPV, encoded by the coding sequence GTGGACACCATCATCCGCGGCGGAATCGTCGTGACCCCGTCCGGGCGCAGCGCGAGCGACATCGGCATCCGCGACGGCAGGATCTCGCACGTCATCGATCGCGACTCGACGACGATCGAGCTGGATGCCGCGACCGTCCTGGACGCGCGCGGGGCGTTCGTCCTTCCGGGCGCGATCGACGCGCACGTGCACTTCGCGACAACGAGCCCGGGGGCGGAACCCGGATTCGTCGACGACTTCCTTCGCGGAACACGGGCGGCGATCCACGGCGGGGTCACCACCGTCGGTCAGATGAGCTTCACCGACACGGGAAGCTTGCGGGCGGCGGTGGAGGCCGACCACGCGCAGGCGCGTGCCCTCTCGACCATCGACTACGTGCTGCATCCGGGCACCTATGCGGTGGCCGCCGAAGCGATCTCCGAGCTCGCGGGGCTCGCCGAAGAGGGCTATCGGACACTGAAGCTCGTCACCCTGGCGCTGGATGAGGACTCCACGCACTTCGCGGAGGCGGTTGCACGGGCAGGCGAGCACGGGATGCTCACCCTGCTGCACTGCGAGGACGGCGCGCTCATCGAGCACGCCACCTCCGAGCTCATGTCGGATGGCAGGAGCGATCTGCGGTTCTACCCGGAGAGCCGGCCGGTCGTGACCGAATCGGCAGCGGTCGATCGCGCCATCGCCCTGTGCGAGCTGACCGGATCACCGATCTACATCGTGCACCTGTCGTCGGCGCGAGCCCTTGAGGCCGTGCGCGCCGCCAAGGGCCGCGGACTGCCCGTGTTCGCCGAGACCCGCCCGATCTACCTGTACCTCACCGATCGGGTGCACGCGGAGCCGGACGGCGGGCGCTTCATCGGGATGCCGCCGCTGCGCCGGGATGAGGATGTCCGTGCCCTCTGGGAGGGACTGGCGGACGGCTCGATCGACACCGTCGCGAGCGACCACGCGCCGTGGTCGCTCGCCGCGAAGATCGACCCCGCCCTCACCGTCGAGACAGCCCGCAAGGGCATGGCCGAACTCGACACGTTCCTCCCACTCCTGTACTCGGAGGGCGTGCGGACCGGCCGCCTCAGCCTGGAGCGGCTGGTGGCGGTGTCGGCGGAGAACCCGGCGCGCCTACTCGGCCTCTATCCGCAGAAGGGCGCGCTCCAGGTCGGCAGCGACGCCGACATCGTCGTGCTCGACCCCGCGGACGAGCGCACGATCCGGGCAGCGGAGCTGGAGAGCGCGGCGGACTACTCGGTCTACGAAGGCTGGACCGCCACGGGCTGGCCGCGCCTCGTGCTCTCGCGCGGCGAAGTCGTGCTCGCCCGCGACGGATCGTCGTGCACCATCACCGCCGCGCCCGGCCGCGGGCGATGGCTGCCCGCCGGCGAACGGCGAGAGCCGGTCTGA
- a CDS encoding ABC transporter ATP-binding protein — protein sequence MSTLEIQELQVHFGSGRSSHQAVAGVDLTIPSGTIFGLVGESGSGKSTIARAIVGLHEPSAGRILLDGVDVVRAKGKTARARQNVQMVFQDPNSCLDPRMTIGQSIEEALRVTERRRERGRGVTKAQRAARIAELLTLVELDPARSGEYPSRLSGGQRQRVALARALAAEPTVLLADEITSALDVSVQGTVLNLLRDVQQQLDLTVLFISHNLAVVRQLCDGVAVMKDGRIVESGPAVRVIDDPQHPYTQQLMTAVPHLGVPLFPEEEGAPQ from the coding sequence GTGAGCACGCTCGAGATACAGGAACTCCAGGTGCACTTCGGGTCGGGGCGCTCCAGCCACCAGGCGGTCGCCGGGGTGGATCTGACGATTCCATCGGGGACGATCTTCGGTCTCGTCGGCGAATCCGGATCCGGCAAGTCCACCATTGCACGGGCGATCGTCGGACTGCACGAACCGAGCGCGGGACGGATCCTGCTCGACGGCGTGGATGTCGTCCGAGCGAAGGGCAAGACCGCACGTGCACGGCAGAACGTGCAGATGGTCTTCCAGGATCCCAACTCGTGCCTGGACCCCCGGATGACGATCGGACAGTCGATCGAAGAAGCACTTCGCGTCACCGAGCGGCGGCGCGAGAGGGGGCGTGGGGTCACGAAGGCCCAGCGCGCAGCGCGCATCGCCGAACTTCTGACCCTCGTCGAACTCGACCCGGCCAGGTCGGGCGAGTACCCCAGCAGGCTTTCCGGCGGCCAGCGCCAGCGCGTGGCGCTGGCGCGCGCGCTCGCCGCGGAGCCGACCGTGCTGCTGGCCGACGAGATCACGTCCGCCCTGGACGTGTCCGTGCAGGGAACGGTGCTGAATCTCCTGCGCGACGTGCAGCAGCAGCTCGACCTCACCGTCCTGTTCATCAGCCACAACCTCGCGGTGGTGCGCCAGCTCTGCGACGGAGTCGCGGTCATGAAGGACGGTCGCATCGTGGAGAGCGGCCCCGCGGTGCGCGTGATCGATGATCCGCAGCATCCGTACACCCAACAGCTGATGACCGCAGTACCGCACCTCGGTGTGCCCCTGTTTCCAGAAGAAGAAGGAGCTCCACAGTGA